In one Pseudomonas sp. R84 genomic region, the following are encoded:
- a CDS encoding Nudix family hydrolase: MKRVHVAAAVIRDDSGKILIARRADTQHQGGLWEFPGGKVEADESVESALARELHEELGIVVGAARPLIKVRHDYPDKQVLLDVWEVSAFTGEPHGAEGQPLAWVTAKELANYEFPAANQPIVAAARLPAEYLITPEDLETPALLRGIQKAIAGGIKLIQLRAPNGYDPKYRDLAVDAAGLCAGKAQLMIKGPFEWLGDFPSAGWHITSAQLRKYAAAGRPLPAERWLAASCHNAEELALAEQIGVDFVTLSPVQPTLTHPDAQPLGWQQAGALIESFSKPVFLLGGVGPAEREKAWGVGAQGVAGIRAFWPDSV; encoded by the coding sequence GTGAAACGCGTACACGTCGCCGCTGCTGTCATTCGTGACGACAGTGGCAAAATCCTCATCGCCCGCCGTGCCGACACCCAGCATCAAGGCGGCTTGTGGGAGTTTCCCGGCGGCAAGGTCGAGGCCGACGAGTCGGTCGAAAGTGCACTGGCCCGCGAGCTGCACGAAGAGTTGGGCATCGTCGTTGGCGCCGCCCGACCGCTGATCAAAGTGCGTCACGATTACCCCGACAAACAGGTATTGCTGGATGTCTGGGAAGTCTCGGCCTTCACCGGCGAGCCGCACGGCGCAGAGGGGCAGCCTTTGGCCTGGGTGACCGCGAAGGAGCTGGCGAACTACGAGTTCCCGGCGGCCAACCAGCCGATCGTTGCTGCCGCGCGTTTGCCGGCGGAGTACCTGATTACCCCTGAAGACCTGGAAACCCCGGCTCTACTGCGCGGTATCCAGAAGGCGATTGCTGGTGGGATCAAATTGATCCAGCTGCGCGCGCCGAACGGCTATGACCCCAAGTACCGCGATCTGGCGGTCGATGCCGCCGGTCTGTGTGCCGGTAAAGCGCAGTTGATGATCAAAGGGCCGTTCGAGTGGCTTGGCGATTTCCCGTCTGCCGGTTGGCACATCACTTCTGCGCAGCTGCGCAAATACGCCGCGGCGGGGCGTCCATTGCCGGCGGAGCGCTGGTTGGCGGCGTCGTGCCACAACGCTGAGGAATTGGCGTTGGCGGAACAGATAGGCGTGGATTTTGTGACCCTGTCGCCGGTGCAGCCGACGCTGACTCACCCGGATGCGCAGCCGCTGGGCTGGCAGCAGGCTGGGGCGTTGATTGAAAGCTTCAGCAAACCGGTGTTTCTGTTGGGCGGGGTTGGTCCGGCGGAGCGGGAGAAAGCCTGGGGCGTTGGTGCGCAAGGCGTGGCAGGGATTCGCGCGTTCTGGCCTGATTCTGTTTAA
- the argJ gene encoding bifunctional glutamate N-acetyltransferase/amino-acid acetyltransferase ArgJ gives MAVGLGPLPTLHPVAGFELGIASAGIKRPGRKDVVVMRCAEGSTVAGVFTLNAFCAAPVILAKKRVQNAVRYLLTNTGNANAGTGEPGLAAAERTTAKLAELTGVAAEQILPYSTGVIGEPLPVEKIEGALQAALDDLSENNWEAAATGIMTTDTLPKGASRQFEHDGVTITVTGISKGAGMIRPNMATMLGYIATDAKVSRDVLHNLMLDGANKSFNRITIDGDTSTNDCCMLIATGKAALPEINRAEGELFAKLKQAVFEVCMDVAQAIVRDGEGATKFVTVEVNGGGNHQECLDVGYTVAHSPLIKTALFASDPNWGRILAAVGRAGVPDLDVSKIDVFLGEVCIASRGARAATYTEAQGSAVMQQEEITIRIELGRGDCSETIWTTDLSHEYVKINAEYRT, from the coding sequence ATGGCTGTTGGTCTTGGTCCTTTGCCAACGTTGCACCCGGTTGCCGGTTTTGAACTCGGTATCGCCTCGGCCGGCATCAAGCGCCCCGGGCGCAAGGATGTCGTGGTGATGCGTTGCGCCGAAGGTTCGACCGTGGCGGGCGTATTCACGTTGAACGCCTTTTGTGCCGCACCGGTGATTCTGGCGAAGAAGCGCGTCCAGAACGCCGTGCGTTATTTGCTGACCAACACTGGCAATGCCAACGCCGGTACCGGCGAGCCGGGCCTGGCCGCTGCTGAACGCACCACCGCCAAGTTGGCCGAGCTGACCGGCGTTGCTGCCGAGCAGATCCTGCCGTACTCCACCGGCGTGATTGGCGAGCCACTGCCGGTCGAGAAGATCGAAGGCGCACTACAAGCCGCGCTGGACGACCTCTCGGAAAACAACTGGGAAGCCGCCGCCACCGGCATCATGACCACCGACACCCTGCCGAAGGGCGCCAGCCGCCAGTTCGAGCATGACGGCGTGACCATCACCGTCACCGGTATCAGCAAAGGCGCGGGCATGATCCGCCCGAACATGGCGACCATGCTTGGTTACATTGCTACTGACGCCAAAGTCTCCCGTGACGTTCTGCACAACTTGATGCTCGATGGCGCGAACAAGTCGTTCAACCGCATCACCATCGACGGCGATACCTCGACCAACGATTGCTGCATGCTGATTGCCACCGGCAAAGCTGCACTGCCGGAAATCAACCGTGCCGAAGGCGAGCTGTTCGCCAAACTGAAGCAAGCGGTGTTCGAAGTGTGCATGGACGTGGCCCAAGCCATCGTGCGCGACGGCGAAGGCGCGACCAAGTTCGTGACGGTTGAAGTGAATGGTGGTGGCAATCATCAGGAATGCCTCGACGTCGGCTATACCGTGGCGCACTCGCCGCTGATCAAGACCGCGCTGTTCGCCTCCGACCCGAACTGGGGCCGTATCCTCGCCGCTGTCGGCCGTGCCGGCGTGCCGGATCTGGACGTGAGCAAGATCGACGTGTTCCTCGGTGAAGTGTGCATCGCCAGCCGTGGCGCCCGTGCGGCGACCTACACTGAAGCCCAAGGCTCGGCGGTGATGCAGCAGGAAGAGATCACCATCCGCATCGAGCTGGGTCGCGGCGATTGCAGCGAAACCATCTGGACCACCGACCTGTCGCATGAATACGTGAAGATCAACGCCGAATACCGCACTTGA
- a CDS encoding putative 2-dehydropantoate 2-reductase: protein MSTPWHVLGAGSLGTLWATRLARAGLPVRLIVRDTERLQSYQAAGGLTLVERGVASTYTVPGETPDSPEPISRLLVACKAYDAENAVARLAPRLTADAELILLQNGLGSQDAVANRVPLARCISASSTEGAFRDGAWRVVFAGHGFTWLGDAGHPVAPIWLDDLEAAKIPHEWSTDILTRLWRKLALNCAINPLTVLHHCRNGGLQEHHCEVATLCGELAELLERCGQPAAADNLQQEVERVIHATAANYSSMYQDVANQRRTEISYLLGHACKVAARHQLNLPHLNQLQQRLVAHLLSLGLPSD from the coding sequence ATGTCCACCCCCTGGCATGTATTGGGCGCCGGCAGCCTCGGCACGCTTTGGGCCACACGTCTGGCCCGGGCCGGTTTGCCGGTCAGACTGATCGTGCGTGACACCGAACGCTTGCAAAGCTATCAGGCTGCGGGCGGCTTGACGCTGGTGGAGCGCGGTGTGGCGAGCACCTATACGGTTCCCGGCGAAACACCCGACAGCCCTGAGCCGATCAGCCGTTTGCTTGTCGCCTGCAAAGCCTACGACGCAGAAAACGCCGTCGCCCGCCTCGCCCCACGACTGACAGCGGACGCCGAACTGATCCTTCTGCAAAACGGCCTCGGCAGCCAGGACGCTGTCGCCAACCGTGTGCCACTGGCCCGCTGCATCAGCGCTTCAAGCACCGAAGGTGCTTTTCGCGATGGCGCCTGGCGTGTCGTGTTTGCCGGCCACGGCTTCACCTGGCTGGGCGACGCTGGCCATCCGGTCGCGCCAATCTGGCTGGACGATCTGGAGGCGGCGAAAATTCCCCATGAATGGAGCACCGATATCCTCACGCGGTTGTGGCGCAAACTGGCGCTCAACTGCGCGATCAATCCGTTGACCGTGCTGCACCATTGCCGTAACGGCGGATTGCAGGAACATCACTGCGAAGTCGCCACGCTGTGCGGCGAACTGGCCGAGCTGCTGGAGCGTTGCGGCCAGCCGGCTGCCGCCGACAACCTGCAACAGGAAGTCGAGCGAGTCATCCACGCCACGGCGGCCAATTACTCGTCGATGTATCAGGACGTCGCCAACCAGCGCCGCACCGAAATCAGCTATCTGTTGGGCCATGCCTGCAAAGTCGCCGCGCGCCACCAGTTGAACCTGCCGCACCTCAATCAATTGCAGCAGCGCCTGGTCGCTCATCTGCTCAGCCTTGGATTGCCCAGCGACTGA
- a CDS encoding YajQ family cyclic di-GMP-binding protein, with product MPSFDVVSELDKHELTNAVENAVKELDRRYDLKGKGSFEFKEKDLTVSLTAEAGFQLEAMIEILKLALVKRKIDVQCLEVKDAYASGKLMKQDAVLKEGIDKELAKKIVGHIKDAKLKVQAAIQGEQVRVTGKKRDDLQEAIAALRAKEFGMPLQFNNFRD from the coding sequence ATGCCGTCGTTCGACGTGGTATCCGAACTGGACAAACACGAACTCACCAACGCGGTCGAGAACGCCGTGAAGGAACTCGATCGTCGTTATGACCTGAAAGGCAAAGGCAGCTTCGAGTTCAAGGAAAAAGACCTGACCGTCAGCCTCACCGCTGAAGCCGGGTTCCAGCTGGAAGCGATGATCGAAATCCTCAAGCTGGCACTGGTCAAGCGCAAGATCGACGTACAGTGCCTTGAAGTCAAAGACGCGTACGCTTCGGGCAAGCTGATGAAGCAGGATGCCGTGCTCAAGGAAGGCATCGACAAGGAGCTGGCGAAGAAGATCGTCGGCCACATCAAGGACGCCAAGCTTAAAGTGCAGGCCGCCATTCAGGGCGAGCAAGTGCGTGTGACCGGCAAGAAGCGTGATGACCTGCAAGAGGCCATCGCTGCACTGCGGGCCAAAGAGTTCGGCATGCCACTGCAGTTCAACAACTTCCGCGACTAA
- a CDS encoding cob(I)yrinic acid a,c-diamide adenosyltransferase: MGFRLSKIYTRTGDNGETGLGDGRRVPKDHPRIEAIGEVDTLNSQVGVLLAGLVAEREACPGLDELIEVLAPCQHRLFDLGGELAMPAYQALNTAEIERLEAAIDVWNEELGPLENFILPGGSMLIAQAHVCRSLARSAERRCQHLNAIEPLAGVGLAYINRLSDLLFVAARLIARRQGIAEILWQPAAKPAEI, encoded by the coding sequence ATGGGCTTTCGCCTGTCGAAAATCTACACCCGCACCGGCGACAACGGTGAAACCGGCCTGGGTGACGGCCGCCGCGTGCCCAAGGATCACCCGCGCATCGAGGCGATTGGTGAGGTCGATACGCTGAACAGTCAGGTCGGCGTGTTGCTGGCCGGGTTGGTTGCCGAGCGCGAGGCTTGTCCAGGGCTGGATGAACTGATTGAAGTGTTAGCGCCTTGTCAGCATCGCTTGTTTGATCTGGGGGGCGAGTTGGCGATGCCGGCGTATCAGGCGTTGAATACGGCGGAAATCGAGCGCCTGGAAGCGGCGATCGATGTGTGGAATGAGGAGTTGGGCCCGCTGGAGAATTTCATTCTGCCGGGTGGCTCGATGTTGATTGCCCAAGCCCATGTCTGCCGGAGTCTGGCAAGGAGTGCCGAGCGCCGCTGTCAGCATTTGAATGCGATAGAGCCGTTGGCCGGGGTCGGGCTGGCGTATATCAATCGGTTGTCGGATTTGCTGTTTGTGGCGGCGCGGTTGATTGCGCGGAGGCAGGGGATTGCGGAGATTCTCTGGCAGCCAGCGGCAAAACCTGCAGAAATCTAG
- a CDS encoding mechanosensitive ion channel family protein, which translates to MDLNAEVDNLVKASQAWIPMIMEYGSRVLLAVITLAIGWWLINKVTQKLGGLLALRNADLALQGFISSLANIILKVLLIVSVASMIGVETTSFVAAIGAAGLAIGLALQGSLANFAGGVLILLFRPFRIGDWIEAQGVSGTVDSIQIFHTVLRTGDNKTIIVPNGNLSNGIITNTNRQPTRKVVFDVGVDYEADLQKARQVLLDLAKDERVLQDPAPQAVISTLGDSSITVSLRVWVKTADYWDVMFMFNEQSRDRLKTAGIDIPFPQRVIRVVQESATQ; encoded by the coding sequence ATGGATTTGAATGCTGAGGTGGACAACCTGGTCAAGGCATCCCAGGCGTGGATCCCGATGATCATGGAATACGGCAGTCGTGTGCTGCTGGCGGTCATTACCCTGGCGATCGGCTGGTGGCTGATCAACAAGGTCACGCAGAAACTCGGTGGCCTTCTGGCCCTGCGCAATGCCGATCTGGCGCTGCAAGGTTTTATCAGCAGCCTGGCGAACATCATTCTCAAGGTCTTGCTGATTGTCAGCGTCGCTTCGATGATCGGTGTGGAAACCACCTCGTTCGTTGCTGCGATCGGTGCTGCCGGTCTGGCGATCGGTCTGGCCTTGCAGGGCAGCCTGGCGAACTTCGCTGGTGGCGTACTGATTCTGCTGTTCCGTCCGTTCCGTATCGGTGACTGGATTGAAGCGCAAGGCGTGTCGGGTACGGTCGACAGCATCCAGATTTTCCACACCGTGCTGCGTACCGGTGACAACAAGACCATCATCGTGCCAAACGGCAACCTGTCGAACGGCATCATTACTAACACCAACCGTCAGCCGACTCGCAAAGTCGTATTTGATGTCGGCGTTGATTACGAAGCCGATCTGCAGAAGGCCCGTCAGGTGCTGCTGGATCTGGCCAAGGATGAGCGCGTGTTGCAGGATCCTGCCCCGCAGGCAGTGATTTCGACCTTGGGCGACAGTTCGATCACTGTTTCCTTGCGTGTGTGGGTTAAAACTGCAGACTACTGGGACGTGATGTTCATGTTTAACGAACAGTCGCGTGACCGTTTAAAGACTGCCGGCATTGATATTCCTTTTCCGCAGCGCGTGATTCGCGTGGTGCAGGAATCGGCAACACAATGA
- a CDS encoding HAMP domain-containing sensor histidine kinase — protein sequence MPLRQRLENLPVGQKLLAALLVLLTTVLLVANLTFISAAYYISQESMAPQALQTIGRLIANPSLVSEALQSPQSAERLLKELDSYSPLRAAALYDGKGERLAQVQRGDKLSLPERYRHIEAWQLTEFRSNQLITLPRPGTAPGHLLLVASSELPMAFYTGTLTASLGILIFSVLLWLVIARQIKRLITRPIHQLEELSRQVTREENYALRASRGNHDEIGSLAEAFNTMLSRIEAREQQLKRARDDSQAAYDQAQGLAEETRHTNRKLELEVQVRSKIEKKLTGFQNYLNSIIDSMPSALIALDEQLYVTQWNQEASALSGTRLDEALNQPIFLAFEPLKPFLPQLKQTVEQHTVAKIERVTWFKDDEPKHYALTFYPLMGGAGRGVVIRIDDITQRLSLEEMMVQSEKMLSVGGLAAGMAHEINNPLGAILHNVQNIRRRLSADLPKNLETAEQLDIELDTVNRYLQGREVPQLLDGIQQAGARAAKIVTHMLSFSRRSTRQMAPCDLPALIDQAVEIAGNDFDLAIGFDFKGQAIIRQFDPALGPVPGTANELEQVLLNLLKNAAQAIHQREDDSEPGRIILRTKLNPPWAEIQVEDNGIGMSENVRKRTFEPFFTTKEIGQGTGLGLSVSYFIITNNHKGQMEVQSAPGQGTCFTLRLPLTQPLPIAAETNQLSR from the coding sequence ATGCCATTGCGCCAGCGCCTCGAAAACCTGCCGGTCGGCCAGAAACTGCTGGCCGCCCTGCTGGTACTGTTGACCACGGTCCTGCTGGTCGCCAACCTGACCTTTATCAGCGCCGCCTATTACATCTCTCAGGAAAGCATGGCACCGCAGGCCTTGCAGACCATCGGCCGGCTGATTGCCAACCCGAGTCTGGTCAGTGAAGCCCTGCAATCCCCGCAAAGCGCCGAGCGCCTGCTCAAAGAACTCGACAGCTATTCGCCGCTGCGCGCCGCTGCCCTGTATGACGGCAAGGGCGAACGGCTGGCGCAAGTCCAGCGCGGCGACAAACTCAGCCTGCCGGAACGCTATCGACACATCGAAGCGTGGCAACTGACCGAGTTTCGCAGTAACCAGTTGATCACCCTGCCCCGCCCCGGCACTGCGCCGGGCCATCTGTTGCTGGTGGCCAGCAGCGAACTGCCGATGGCCTTCTACACCGGCACCCTGACCGCCAGCCTTGGCATTCTGATTTTCAGCGTGTTGTTGTGGCTGGTGATTGCCCGGCAGATCAAACGCCTGATCACCCGACCGATTCACCAGCTCGAAGAGTTGTCGCGTCAGGTCACCCGCGAAGAGAACTATGCCCTGCGCGCTTCACGCGGCAATCATGACGAAATCGGCAGCCTCGCCGAAGCGTTCAACACCATGCTGTCGCGCATCGAAGCCCGCGAGCAGCAACTCAAGCGTGCCCGCGATGACTCGCAAGCCGCCTACGATCAGGCCCAAGGGCTGGCCGAGGAAACCCGCCACACCAACCGCAAGCTGGAGCTGGAAGTCCAGGTACGCAGCAAGATCGAAAAGAAGCTCACCGGTTTCCAGAATTACCTCAACAGCATCATCGACTCGATGCCCTCGGCACTGATCGCCCTCGACGAGCAGCTCTACGTCACCCAGTGGAACCAGGAAGCCAGTGCCCTCTCCGGCACACGACTGGACGAGGCACTGAACCAGCCAATTTTCCTTGCCTTCGAACCGCTCAAGCCGTTTCTGCCGCAGCTCAAACAGACGGTCGAGCAGCACACCGTGGCGAAAATCGAGCGGGTAACCTGGTTCAAGGACGACGAGCCCAAGCATTACGCGTTGACGTTCTATCCATTGATGGGCGGTGCCGGGCGTGGCGTGGTGATCCGCATCGATGACATCACCCAGCGTCTGTCGCTGGAAGAAATGATGGTGCAGTCGGAAAAAATGCTCTCCGTCGGTGGTCTCGCCGCCGGCATGGCCCACGAGATCAACAACCCTCTGGGCGCAATCCTGCACAACGTGCAGAACATCCGGCGGCGCCTGTCCGCCGATCTGCCAAAAAACCTCGAAACCGCCGAGCAACTGGACATCGAGCTGGACACCGTGAACCGCTACCTGCAGGGCCGCGAAGTGCCGCAATTGCTCGATGGCATTCAACAGGCCGGCGCTCGCGCGGCGAAAATCGTCACGCACATGCTCAGCTTCAGCCGTCGCAGTACCCGGCAGATGGCGCCATGCGATCTGCCGGCGCTGATCGATCAAGCCGTGGAAATTGCCGGCAACGACTTCGATCTGGCCATCGGTTTCGACTTCAAGGGCCAGGCGATCATCCGCCAGTTCGACCCGGCGCTCGGCCCGGTGCCGGGCACTGCCAACGAACTGGAACAGGTGCTGCTCAATCTGCTGAAAAACGCCGCGCAGGCGATTCACCAGCGCGAAGACGACAGTGAGCCGGGGCGGATCATCCTGCGCACCAAACTCAATCCGCCGTGGGCCGAGATTCAGGTTGAAGACAATGGCATCGGCATGAGCGAGAACGTGCGCAAACGCACCTTCGAGCCGTTCTTCACCACCAAGGAAATCGGTCAGGGCACCGGGCTTGGCTTATCGGTGTCGTATTTCATTATTACCAACAATCACAAAGGGCAGATGGAGGTGCAGTCAGCACCGGGCCAAGGCACCTGTTTCACCTTGCGCCTGCCGCTGACGCAACCGCTGCCCATCGCTGCCGAAACCAATCAATTATCGAGGTAA
- a CDS encoding HIT domain-containing protein: MFALDSRLQQDTLTIGDFPLCRLLLSNDANYPWFILVPRRDDISELFQLDVADQQQLWQETTALAELLKDLFDADKLNVATLGNVVAQLHMHVIVRKRDDAAWPAPVWGKHPAKPYSAEQVAAIRERLRLVLTEHFTFVEG, from the coding sequence GTGTTTGCTTTAGATTCACGACTTCAACAGGACACGCTGACCATCGGTGATTTCCCTCTCTGCCGACTGCTGCTGTCCAATGACGCCAATTACCCTTGGTTCATCCTGGTGCCTCGTCGCGACGATATCAGTGAGTTGTTTCAGTTGGATGTCGCCGATCAACAGCAGTTGTGGCAGGAAACCACCGCGCTGGCTGAGCTGCTCAAGGATTTGTTTGACGCCGACAAGCTGAACGTTGCAACGCTGGGCAACGTTGTCGCTCAATTGCACATGCATGTGATTGTGCGCAAACGCGATGATGCAGCCTGGCCCGCGCCGGTCTGGGGCAAACACCCGGCCAAGCCATACAGTGCCGAGCAGGTCGCCGCCATTCGCGAACGGTTGCGTCTGGTCCTGACCGAGCATTTCACCTTTGTGGAGGGCTGA
- a CDS encoding OprD family porin — protein MRVMKWSMIALAVAAAASTQVATAAPFVSDQAEAKGFVEDAKLTETLKNYYFNRDNKNGGRDQKDWTQGFLGNFTSGYTQGTVGVGIDAYGYLALKLDGGDGTSGTGNMSRSDTLKANGYAHDVNDSQGKAGASIKFRVSKTELKFGDMQPSTSPVFAVGGSRILPQTATGFQLQSSEIKDLDLEAGHFYSSSSQDKNARDGGLYSNYSGVEANKIDYFGGKYGITDNLSASLYGAKLEDIWNQYYANVNLTTPFGGDTSLNTDFNIYRTTDTGDKQAGDISNTTFSLATALSFLKAHTFTLAFQKVNGDTPFDYIGVGKNNRGGDSIFLANSIQYSDFNGPGEKSVQARYDLKMAEYGVPGLSFMVRYVKGWDIDGTGLSANSQYRTSTGAPLYGEDGEHHETNFEAKYVVQSGPAKDLSFRIRQAWHVANADQGEGDVKEFRLITEYPLNIL, from the coding sequence ATGCGCGTGATGAAGTGGAGCATGATCGCACTGGCAGTTGCTGCAGCCGCCAGTACTCAAGTGGCTACGGCCGCCCCGTTTGTAAGTGACCAGGCTGAAGCCAAAGGTTTTGTTGAAGACGCGAAACTCACCGAGACGTTGAAGAACTACTACTTCAACCGCGACAACAAGAACGGCGGCCGCGACCAGAAAGACTGGACCCAGGGTTTCCTTGGTAACTTCACCTCCGGTTATACCCAAGGTACCGTTGGTGTAGGTATTGATGCTTACGGCTATCTGGCCTTGAAACTGGATGGTGGTGACGGTACTTCCGGTACTGGCAACATGAGCCGTAGCGATACCCTCAAGGCCAACGGCTATGCACACGACGTCAACGACAGTCAAGGCAAGGCTGGCGCTTCCATCAAGTTCCGCGTTTCCAAAACCGAGCTGAAATTCGGTGACATGCAGCCAAGCACTTCTCCAGTGTTCGCTGTTGGCGGTTCCCGCATCCTTCCGCAAACTGCCACTGGTTTCCAGTTGCAGAGCAGCGAAATCAAAGACCTTGACCTTGAAGCCGGTCACTTCTACTCGTCTTCCAGTCAGGACAAGAACGCCCGTGACGGCGGTCTGTACTCCAACTATTCGGGTGTAGAAGCCAACAAGATCGACTACTTCGGCGGCAAGTACGGCATCACCGACAACCTGAGCGCTTCGCTCTACGGTGCCAAGCTGGAAGATATCTGGAACCAGTACTACGCGAACGTGAACCTGACCACCCCGTTCGGCGGTGACACTTCGCTGAACACTGACTTCAACATCTACCGCACTACCGACACCGGTGACAAACAGGCAGGTGACATCAGCAACACGACCTTCTCCCTGGCAACTGCACTGTCGTTCCTGAAGGCTCATACCTTCACTCTGGCCTTCCAGAAGGTCAACGGCGATACCCCGTTCGACTACATCGGCGTGGGTAAAAACAACCGTGGTGGCGACTCGATCTTCCTCGCCAACTCCATCCAGTACTCTGACTTCAACGGTCCAGGCGAGAAATCCGTGCAAGCCCGTTACGACCTGAAAATGGCCGAGTACGGCGTTCCAGGCCTGAGCTTTATGGTTCGTTACGTTAAAGGTTGGGATATCGACGGTACCGGTCTGTCTGCAAACAGCCAATACCGCACCAGCACTGGCGCTCCGCTGTACGGTGAAGACGGCGAACACCACGAAACCAACTTCGAAGCCAAGTATGTTGTTCAGTCTGGCCCGGCTAAAGACCTGTCCTTCCGCATTCGTCAAGCCTGGCACGTTGCCAACGCTGACCAAGGCGAAGGCGATGTCAAAGAGTTCCGTCTGATCACCGAATACCCACTGAACATCTTGTAA
- a CDS encoding glutathione S-transferase family protein: protein MSLHLIIGDKLLSSWSLRAALALELTGAPYSEELIKLGKPDTRELLLKHSPTAKVPLLQTARGTIADSLAIAEYLAEQFPSEQLWPSDIFARAQARSACAQMHSGFFAMRNHMPFNLNHDAPLNPVPPEVKVDIERMLALWAECRAAATESGPYLFGRVSLADAFFAPIAVRLRTYQVQLPAADQAYVETVYQWPAFKAWQKAGLEELIP, encoded by the coding sequence ATGTCCCTGCACCTGATCATCGGCGACAAACTGCTTTCCTCCTGGTCCCTGCGCGCCGCCCTGGCACTTGAGCTGACCGGCGCCCCCTACAGCGAAGAACTGATCAAGCTCGGCAAGCCCGACACCCGCGAGCTGCTGCTCAAGCATTCGCCGACCGCCAAAGTCCCGCTGCTGCAAACGGCGCGCGGCACCATTGCCGACTCACTGGCGATTGCTGAATACCTCGCCGAACAGTTCCCGTCCGAGCAACTCTGGCCGAGCGATATTTTCGCCCGCGCCCAAGCCCGATCCGCCTGCGCACAAATGCACAGCGGCTTCTTCGCCATGCGCAATCACATGCCGTTCAACCTCAACCATGACGCGCCGCTGAACCCGGTGCCGCCAGAAGTGAAGGTCGACATCGAGCGCATGCTCGCGTTGTGGGCCGAATGCCGTGCCGCCGCGACCGAGAGCGGGCCGTACCTGTTCGGTCGGGTGAGTCTGGCCGACGCCTTCTTCGCACCGATTGCCGTGCGTCTGCGCACTTACCAAGTGCAGCTGCCGGCCGCCGACCAAGCCTATGTTGAAACCGTCTACCAATGGCCCGCCTTCAAAGCGTGGCAAAAGGCTGGACTGGAGGAGTTGATTCCGTGA
- a CDS encoding SlyX family protein: protein MSLEDRVTDLESRLAFQDDTIQALNDVLVAQQRVVERLQLQMAALLKRQEEMVGQFESFEDEAPPPHY from the coding sequence ATGAGCCTGGAAGATCGCGTTACCGATCTGGAAAGCCGACTGGCGTTTCAGGATGACACCATTCAGGCGTTGAACGACGTGCTGGTGGCTCAGCAGCGCGTGGTCGAGCGCCTGCAATTGCAGATGGCGGCCCTGCTCAAGCGCCAGGAAGAGATGGTCGGCCAGTTCGAGTCCTTCGAGGATGAGGCGCCACCACCGCACTACTGA